CCTGTTGCGAGTGTGCTCTCTGAATCACTATTATCGATGCAATAGTAATATGTTCTCTTGTTTAGAAATATAAGTGTGATGTCACCTTTTACATTTTTATATTCTTATTAAGTGCCAATATTCACTGTGCCATATAATGTCTTCCTTCAGGTTCTTTGACTGCTGATTGGGCTCAAGATGCTGACTTCTCTAATTGGGTAGATCAGGATATACTAGACGGTGATGAATCCCTGGACAGCAAACAATGGTGCTCGCAGCTGCAATCTTCGCCTCACTTTGGAGAGTCTAAACCACTGTCTCGTACATCTTCATATCCCAATCAACCACTACAGCACCGCTCAAGTGAACCTATTCTTTTACACAGATCTACTTCGTTTACGTCCTATCCGCCACCAGGTGGAAGTCCTGCATTGCCTTATCCTGCTCAAGGTCTTACACGGCACTCAAGCATTCCATCACCTGGTGCTGGTCACCACATGGGTTCTCCGAGTTCATCGCTTTCTGGTTCCCCATATCATATGCCTGGTCTATCTCATGGACTGCCTTATGGACGAAGCATGTCTTACACCACTGGAGATCTGTCAATGAACAATGTCTTACAAAATGAGTGGTCAAACCAAGCTGGCCCACTTGCTTTTGATCATCTTAACCGGCGGCCTAGTTTATTGCAGCCACAGTTATCCCTTCCAAGTAGTTCAATGTCTTCATTGCTTTTTTCTCAGCAGCACCAGAGATTACCACCAGGCCAGCCGCCTCTTCAGAATTACATAAACATGCAGCCTCACCTATTCTATCACCACCAATCTCCTGATGTTCCTTCACCAAGAGACAAGCGGTCAAGGTCAGGAAGAGGAAAGCACAACATACGCTTTTCTCAACAGCCTTCTGATGCAGGTAGCCAGAATAGTGAGAGTTCAGGGATAAAGTTCAGATCCAAGTACATGTCATCTGAAGAGATTGAAAGTATCTTAAAAATGCAGCACTCTGCAAATCACAGCAACGATCCTTACATCGATGACTACTACCACCAAGCTTGCAAAGCCAAAAGATCTGTAACTTCTCAGATGTCCAATTTCTGCCCTATGTCAATAAAGGACTTCCCCTCAAAATCCCGGTCTGGTGTTGATCAGCATTCATATCTACAGGTTGACGCTAATGGAGGAGTTTCATTCTCTGCCATACGTAGACCTCGCCCTCTTCTTGAAGCTGATTTGCCTGGATCTGGTGATGGTTTTTATGATCATAAGTCGTCCAAAAGGCCACTGGAGAAAGAGCCAATGCTTGCAGCCAGAATAACCGTTGAAGATTCTCTTCGTCTTCTTCTGGATGTCGATGATATTGATCGTTTTTTACAGTCTAGCCAGCCACAGGAC
Above is a window of Miscanthus floridulus cultivar M001 unplaced genomic scaffold, ASM1932011v1 os_1313_1_2, whole genome shotgun sequence DNA encoding:
- the LOC136533916 gene encoding protein PAT1 homolog 1-like, whose protein sequence is MRGIRADGDGGGGGGGGPSSSSTAENSRFDAAQYSFFGKAPMQGAELGGLLDGGVDGDGGGFGGPDDGSYQFSSTGEEIDCMSNLSEIDDLASTFAMLNRSISGTRNPGVIGDRRSISRESSLTADWAQDADFSNWVDQDILDGDESLDSKQWCSQLQSSPHFGESKPLSRTSSYPNQPLQHRSSEPILLHRSTSFTSYPPPGGSPALPYPAQGLTRHSSIPSPGAGHHMGSPSSSLSGSPYHMPGLSHGLPYGRSMSYTTGDLSMNNVLQNEWSNQAGPLAFDHLNRRPSLLQPQLSLPSSSMSSLLFSQQHQRLPPGQPPLQNYINMQPHLFYHHQSPDVPSPRDKRSRSGRGKHNIRFSQQPSDAGSQNSESSGIKFRSKYMSSEEIESILKMQHSANHSNDPYIDDYYHQACKAKRSVTSQMSNFCPMSIKDFPSKSRSGVDQHSYLQVDANGGVSFSAIRRPRPLLEADLPGSGDGFYDHKSSKRPLEKEPMLAARITVEDSLRLLLDVDDIDRFLQSSQPQDNSFQLKRRRQVLLEGLATSLQLVDPFGPNKPGHSGGLAPKDDLIFLRIVSLP